One genomic region from Nymphaea colorata isolate Beijing-Zhang1983 chromosome 10, ASM883128v2, whole genome shotgun sequence encodes:
- the LOC116262418 gene encoding kinesin-like protein KIN-13A isoform X1: protein MGGHVHQGNAALYEQVGATSDAGGAVKARWLQSAGLQHLASPLASSGVDHRTLPSLLMQGYASQSSEDKQRLYKFLRNLNLNGDTGSEPYTPPPASTGAVYAVDGFYSPELRGELGAGLLDLHSVDDTELLSENVHSEAFEPSPFMHAATRGYDDDFEATVGKPKGEPDAPYKLSSNEKDDIAKEYNVAKIKVVVRKRPLNKKEIARKEDDIVKVSDNSCLTVHETKLKVDLTAYVEKHEFCFDAVLGEHVTNDEVYRVTVEPIIPSIFKRTKATCFAYGQTGSGKTFTMQPLPLKASADIVKLLHQPVYRTQKFRLWLSFFEIYGGKLYDLLSDRRKLLMREDGRQQVCIVGLQEFEVSDVQIVREYIEKGNAARSTGSTGANEESSRSHAILQLAVKRHGNESKGGKLVGKISFIDLAGSERGADTTDNDRQTRIEGAEINKSLLALKECIRALDNDQIHIPFRGSKLTEVLRDSFVGNSRTIMISCISPNAGSCEHTLNTLRYADRVKSLSKGGNARKEQSPNSFPTSKDPSLSLACPGSAEAEEPYDQNQEVNVVETGRKGAESFYNSNIEVDRYLVKHSSSSSTSYALNGREEDGFPSGSLDRERPDSTEFSGGLISSNRHHSSISSDLPEAERVQKVSPTGRKVAREDKPERQSNWPRKDARSDFSPTTYKRQHKYNSDSSMAPAKMSDNTGQDGEINALLEEEESLISAHRKEIEDSMEMVREEMKLLSEVDQPGSLIENYVSRLNFVLSRKVAGLVSLQARLARFQHRLKEQEILSRKRVPR from the exons ATGGGTGGACATGTGCATCAGGGGAATGCAGCTCTGTATGAGCAGGTGGGAGCGACGAGCGATGCAGGGGGCGCCGTCAAGGCGCGATGGCTGCAGTCTGCCGGTTTACAACACCTTGCTTCTCCGTTGGCTTCGTCGGGCGTTGATCATCGTACGCTCCCAAGCCTTCTCATGCAG GGTTATGCGTCACAATCTAGCGAGGACAAGCAGCGGTTGTATAAGTTTTTGAGGAACTTGAACCTGAACGGTGACACTGGATCTGAGCCCTATACGCCACCTCCAGCTAGTACGGGAGCGGTTTATGCTGTGGACGGGTTTTATTCTCCTGAACTGCGAGGGGAGTTAGGAGCTGGCCTTTTAGATCTTCATTCTGTCGATGACACAGAACTTCTTTCAGAG AATGTACACTCTGAAGCTTTTGAACCATCACCTTTCATGCATGCTGCTACAAGAGGTTATGATGATGATTTTGAGGCCACGGTTGGCAAGCCCAAGGGAGAGCCTGATGCTCCTTACAAACTGTCAAGTAATGAGAAAGATGACATTGCTAAGGAGTACAATGTTGCTAAAATTAAAGTCGTG GTTCGGAAAAGGCCTTTGAACAAGAAGGAGATAGCAAGAAAAGAGGATGATATTGTCAAGGTGTCTGATAATTCCTGCTTAACTGTTCACGAGACCAAGCTAAAG GTGGATCTGACTGCTTATGTGGAGAAGcatgaattttgttttgatgCCGTGTTGGGCGAGCATGTGACAAATGATGAG GTATATCGTGTTACTGTGGAGCCAATTATTCCTAGTATTTTCAAGCGTACAAAAGCAACATGCTTTGCATATGGTCAAacgg GTAGTGGTAAGACATTCACTATGCAGCCTTTGCCTCTTAAAGCTTCTGCAGACATTGTCAAGTTATTGCATCAGCCTGTCTACCGTACTCAGAAGTTTAGATTATGGTTgagtttttttgaaatttatggtgGAAAACTGTATGATCTTCTTAGTGATAGAAG GAAGCTGCTAATGAGGGAAGATGGCCGGCAACAAGTTTGTATTGTTGGGTTGCAGGAATTTGAAGTTTCTGATGTACAAATTGTTAGAGAATATATTGAGAAAGGAAATGCTGCCAGAAGCACTGGTTCTACAGGTGCCAATGAAGAATCTTCTCGGTCGCATGCTATATTGCAACTTGCAGTTAAAAGGCATGGAAATGAATCCAAGGGTGGAAAGCTTGTGGGCAAGATTTCATTTATTGACCTTGCTGGTAGCGAGCGTGGTGCAGACACTACAGATAATGATCGCCAAACAAG GATTGAAGGAGCAGAGATTAACAAAAGTCTTTTAGCACTGAAGGAGTGTATTCGTGCGCTTGACAATGATCAAATTCATATTCCATTTCGAGGGAGTAAGCTCACAGAAGTGCTCCGTGATTCCTTTGTTGGCAATTCGAGGACTATCATGATATCATGTATATCTCCTAATGCTGGCTCGTGTGAGCATACACTAAATACACTGCGATATGCAGATAG AGTTAAGAGTCTTTCAAAGGGAGGAAATGCCAGAAAAGAGCAATCACCTAATTCTTTTCCTACCAGCAAGGATCCTTCACTTTCATTGGCATGTCCTGGTTCTGCTGAGGCTGAGGAACCTTATGACCAAAATCAAGAAGTGAATGTGGTTGAAACAGGAAGAAAGGGAGCCGAAAGCTTTTATAACTCTAACATAGAGGTTGATAGATATTTGGTTAAACATTCTTCGAGCTCATCTACTAGTTATGCCCTCAACGGAAGGGAGGAGGATGGATTTCCATCTGGTTCCTTAGACAGGGAAAGGCCTGATAGTACGGAGTTTTCTGGGGGTCTAATCTCTAGTAACAGACATCATTCCTCAATTAGTTCTGACTTGCCCGAGGCAGAGAGAGTACAAAAGGTTTCCCCCACTGGTCGGAAAGTGGCAAGGGAAGATAAGCCTGAAAGACAAAGCAACTGGCCTAGAAAAGATGCCCGCTCAGACTTTTCACCCACAACTTACAAACGGCAACACAAATACAATTCTGATTCAAGTATGGCACCGGCGAAGATGAGTGACAACACAGGTCAGGATGGGGAGATCAATGCATTGTTAGAG GAAGAGGAGTCTCTAATATCTGCACACAGGAAAGAAATTGAGGATAGCATGGAGATGGTTCGTGAA GAGATGAAGTTGTTATCCGAGGTGGATCAACCAGGCAGTCTTATTGAGAATTACGTGAGTCGATTAAACTTTGTGCTTTCACGGAAAGTTGCAGGTCTAGTTAGTCTCCAGGCCCGCCTGGCAAGATTTCAGCATCGCCTAAAAGAGCAGGAGATACTTAGCAGAAAGAGAGTTCCTCGGTGA
- the LOC116263024 gene encoding pentatricopeptide repeat-containing protein At1g52620 — MSRVLFVVPIKTRSFSSYSGKNQQKALHAIVKDAVRILITREQWETPLQDRFSQEEEDLVLVAIPLVIDRIHSPELGLSFLEWVSRGRPDSRSYSAILRLLARSNRFQDVDALIPKMMERRVLPAADVLNFLIVASSNARLPDKALEFFALSKKLGYFPRVVSCNSLLNALVNGGKIGAAHDLYLELLKRGDGSADNYSTCIIVKGLCKMGKVEEGRKIIRDRWGGLCVPNVVFYNILIDGYCRKGEIRHAIELLEEMKMKGFLPTVVSYGPIINGLCLKGNFKAVEKHLADMRNRGVTINAFIYNNLINGLCKHGNMNEAMKVFRSMEENDVIPDIVTYNALVSGFCKEGKVKEAVDLMKMLFDQNLVPNKFTYTSLIHVHCKVGEVSLALDLFIEMLKKGHHPDIMTYGALVHGLVIAGEVRDALAVRDKMIERGMVPDANIYNSLISGVCKKGMLATAKKLLSEMLDQKILPDSYVYVTLVDGYIRNNDLNGAVCLFKFMIGKGIKPGLIGYNAMVKGYCKFGMMKDAVLCVDEMVKQKISPDEFTFTTLIDGYAKKNDMVEAQKIFDNMFNRKLTPNVVTYTTLIHGFCQIQGLDRAECLLKEMKSHGLVPNVITYSTLIQGCCRHGELEKASLFFEEMLQENCIPNDTTYHYLINGLTNASLNAETIIQNGKKEHEESVLVHFHKRLIADSWEPKSAAYNAVIICLCNQKKLELACQFMDKMAGKGWSPDSVTYSFLLHGLWMRGRLTEWKDISPCNFDSHQINFALKYSMLVDQYLFRGVTSEVSYLLQSLSEECLRKSTAK, encoded by the coding sequence ATGTCAAGAGTCCTCTTCGTAGTTCCCATTAAAACGAGATCTTTCTCTTCGTATTCTGGTAAAAATCAACAAAAGGCCCTTCACGCCATCGTGAAGGATGCCGTGAGAATCCTTATAACTAGAGAACAATGGGAGACGCCCCTTCAAGATCGGTTTTCGCAGGAGGAAGAGGACTTGGTCTTGGTCGCCATCCCTCTTGTTATCGATAGAATTCATAGTCCTGAGTTGGGTTTGAGCTTTTTGGAATGGGTTTCGAGGGGGAGGCCGGATTCGAGATCATATTCCGCGATTCTGAGACTATTGGCGCGGTCGAACCGGTTCCAGGATGTAGATGCTTTGATTCCAAAGATGATGGAAAGGCGGGTACTTCCTGCGGCAGATGTGTTGAACTTCTTGATAGTTGCTTCTTCTAATGCGCGTTTACCTGACAAGGCTCTAGAGTTCTTTGCTCTATCGAAGAAGCTGGGTTACTTCCCTAGGGTTGTCTCGTGTAATTCATTGCTCAATGCCCTTGTTAATGGTGGGAAGATAGGAGCTGCCCATGATTTGTATTTGGAATTGCTGAAAAGGGGAGACGGCTCAGCCGACAACTACAGCACGTGTATAATTGTCAAAGGTTTGTGCAAGATGGGGAAGGTCGAAGAAGGTAGAAAGATTATTAGGGACAGGTGGGGAGGGCTTTGTGTTCCAAATGTTGTCTTTTATAATATTCTCATCGATGGTTACTGCAGAAAAGGGGAGATTCGACATGCTATTGAGCTCCtagaggagatgaagatgaagggGTTTTTGCCAACAGTTGTAAGTTATGGTCCTATCATCAATGGGTTGTGCTTGAAGGGCAATTTTAAGGCAGTGGAGAAGCATTTGGCTGATATGAGAAACAGGGGTGTGACGATTAATGCATTCATATACAATAATCTTATTAATGGTTTGTGCAAACATGGCAATATGAACGAAGCGATGAAGGTTTTCAGGAGTATGGAAGAAAATGACGTGATTCCTGATATTGTAACTTACAATGCTCTCGTATCTGGTTTCTGCAAGGAGGGAAAGGTTAAAGAAGCAGTCGatctcatgaaaatgttgtttgATCAGAACTTGGTTCCTAATAAGTTTACATATActtctctaattcatgtgcatTGTAAAGTCGGGGAAGTTTCTCTAGCATTAGATTTATTTATTGAAATGCTTAAGAAAGGACATCATCCTGATATAATGACCTATGGTGCTCTTGTCCATGGCCTTGTCATTGCTGGTGAAGTTCGTGATGCATTAGCAGTCCGTGATAAGATGATTGAGCGGGGAATGGTGCCTGATGCAAATATTTACAACAGTCTTATAAGTGGTGTTTGCAAGAAAGGAATGCTTGCAACTGCAAAGAAGTTGCTCTCCGAAATGCTCGATCAAAAAATTCTTCCTGATAGTTATGTATATGTTACATTGGTTGATGGATACATCAGAAATAATGATCTTAATGGAGCAGTCTGCCTCTTTAAGTTTATGATAGGGAAGGGAATAAAACCTGGGCTTATTGGCTACAACGCCATGGTAAAAGGCTACTGTAAATTTGGCATGATGAAGGATGCAGTCCTATGCGTTGATGAAAtggtaaaacaaaaaatatctcCTGATGAGTTTACCTTTACAACTCTTATAGATGGCTATGCCAAAAAGAATGATATGGTTGAAGCCCAGAAGATTTTTGATAATATGTTCAATCGGAAGTTGACACCGAATGTCGTAACCTATACAACACTTATTCATGGTTTCTGTCAGATACAAGGACTAGACAGGGCTGAATGCTTGCTCAAAGAGATGAAATCTCATGGTTTAGTACCTAACGTCATTACCTACAGCACACTTATTCAAGGTTGCTGCAGACATGGTGAGCTTGAGAAAGCTTCTCTGTTTTTTGAAGAGATGCTGCAGGAAAACTGCATTCCTAATGATACAACATACCACTACTTGATCAACGGTCTCACAAACGCCAGCTTGAATGCTGAAACTATTATACAAAATGGCAAAAAAGAGCATGAGGAAAGCGTGCTTGTGCATTTTCACAAAAGGTTGATAGCTGACAGTTGGGAACCCAAATCTGCTGCTTACAATGCCGTTATCATCTGTCTTTGCAACCAGAAAAAACTTGAATTGGCTTGTCAATTCATGGACAAGATGGCTGGTAAAGGGTGGTCGCCAGATTCTGTTAcctattcttttcttttgcatggTCTGTGGATGAGAGGAAGATTGACTGAGTGGAAGGACATTTCACCATGTAATTTTGATAGTCACCAAATAAATTTTGCTCTAAAGTATTCAATGCTGGTTGATCAGTACTTGTTTAGAGGAGTAACTTCTGAAGTTTCTTATCTTCTGCAATCTCTGTCTGAGGAATGCTTACGTAAGTCAACAGCCAAATGA
- the LOC116262418 gene encoding kinesin-like protein KIN-13A isoform X2 codes for MQLCMSRWERRAMQGAPSRRDGCSLPVYNTLLLRWLRRALIIGYASQSSEDKQRLYKFLRNLNLNGDTGSEPYTPPPASTGAVYAVDGFYSPELRGELGAGLLDLHSVDDTELLSENVHSEAFEPSPFMHAATRGYDDDFEATVGKPKGEPDAPYKLSSNEKDDIAKEYNVAKIKVVVRKRPLNKKEIARKEDDIVKVSDNSCLTVHETKLKVDLTAYVEKHEFCFDAVLGEHVTNDEVYRVTVEPIIPSIFKRTKATCFAYGQTGSGKTFTMQPLPLKASADIVKLLHQPVYRTQKFRLWLSFFEIYGGKLYDLLSDRRKLLMREDGRQQVCIVGLQEFEVSDVQIVREYIEKGNAARSTGSTGANEESSRSHAILQLAVKRHGNESKGGKLVGKISFIDLAGSERGADTTDNDRQTRIEGAEINKSLLALKECIRALDNDQIHIPFRGSKLTEVLRDSFVGNSRTIMISCISPNAGSCEHTLNTLRYADRVKSLSKGGNARKEQSPNSFPTSKDPSLSLACPGSAEAEEPYDQNQEVNVVETGRKGAESFYNSNIEVDRYLVKHSSSSSTSYALNGREEDGFPSGSLDRERPDSTEFSGGLISSNRHHSSISSDLPEAERVQKVSPTGRKVAREDKPERQSNWPRKDARSDFSPTTYKRQHKYNSDSSMAPAKMSDNTGQDGEINALLEEEESLISAHRKEIEDSMEMVREEMKLLSEVDQPGSLIENYVSRLNFVLSRKVAGLVSLQARLARFQHRLKEQEILSRKRVPR; via the exons ATGCAGCTCTGTATGAGCAGGTGGGAGCGACGAGCGATGCAGGGGGCGCCGTCAAGGCGCGATGGCTGCAGTCTGCCGGTTTACAACACCTTGCTTCTCCGTTGGCTTCGTCGGGCGTTGATCATC GGTTATGCGTCACAATCTAGCGAGGACAAGCAGCGGTTGTATAAGTTTTTGAGGAACTTGAACCTGAACGGTGACACTGGATCTGAGCCCTATACGCCACCTCCAGCTAGTACGGGAGCGGTTTATGCTGTGGACGGGTTTTATTCTCCTGAACTGCGAGGGGAGTTAGGAGCTGGCCTTTTAGATCTTCATTCTGTCGATGACACAGAACTTCTTTCAGAG AATGTACACTCTGAAGCTTTTGAACCATCACCTTTCATGCATGCTGCTACAAGAGGTTATGATGATGATTTTGAGGCCACGGTTGGCAAGCCCAAGGGAGAGCCTGATGCTCCTTACAAACTGTCAAGTAATGAGAAAGATGACATTGCTAAGGAGTACAATGTTGCTAAAATTAAAGTCGTG GTTCGGAAAAGGCCTTTGAACAAGAAGGAGATAGCAAGAAAAGAGGATGATATTGTCAAGGTGTCTGATAATTCCTGCTTAACTGTTCACGAGACCAAGCTAAAG GTGGATCTGACTGCTTATGTGGAGAAGcatgaattttgttttgatgCCGTGTTGGGCGAGCATGTGACAAATGATGAG GTATATCGTGTTACTGTGGAGCCAATTATTCCTAGTATTTTCAAGCGTACAAAAGCAACATGCTTTGCATATGGTCAAacgg GTAGTGGTAAGACATTCACTATGCAGCCTTTGCCTCTTAAAGCTTCTGCAGACATTGTCAAGTTATTGCATCAGCCTGTCTACCGTACTCAGAAGTTTAGATTATGGTTgagtttttttgaaatttatggtgGAAAACTGTATGATCTTCTTAGTGATAGAAG GAAGCTGCTAATGAGGGAAGATGGCCGGCAACAAGTTTGTATTGTTGGGTTGCAGGAATTTGAAGTTTCTGATGTACAAATTGTTAGAGAATATATTGAGAAAGGAAATGCTGCCAGAAGCACTGGTTCTACAGGTGCCAATGAAGAATCTTCTCGGTCGCATGCTATATTGCAACTTGCAGTTAAAAGGCATGGAAATGAATCCAAGGGTGGAAAGCTTGTGGGCAAGATTTCATTTATTGACCTTGCTGGTAGCGAGCGTGGTGCAGACACTACAGATAATGATCGCCAAACAAG GATTGAAGGAGCAGAGATTAACAAAAGTCTTTTAGCACTGAAGGAGTGTATTCGTGCGCTTGACAATGATCAAATTCATATTCCATTTCGAGGGAGTAAGCTCACAGAAGTGCTCCGTGATTCCTTTGTTGGCAATTCGAGGACTATCATGATATCATGTATATCTCCTAATGCTGGCTCGTGTGAGCATACACTAAATACACTGCGATATGCAGATAG AGTTAAGAGTCTTTCAAAGGGAGGAAATGCCAGAAAAGAGCAATCACCTAATTCTTTTCCTACCAGCAAGGATCCTTCACTTTCATTGGCATGTCCTGGTTCTGCTGAGGCTGAGGAACCTTATGACCAAAATCAAGAAGTGAATGTGGTTGAAACAGGAAGAAAGGGAGCCGAAAGCTTTTATAACTCTAACATAGAGGTTGATAGATATTTGGTTAAACATTCTTCGAGCTCATCTACTAGTTATGCCCTCAACGGAAGGGAGGAGGATGGATTTCCATCTGGTTCCTTAGACAGGGAAAGGCCTGATAGTACGGAGTTTTCTGGGGGTCTAATCTCTAGTAACAGACATCATTCCTCAATTAGTTCTGACTTGCCCGAGGCAGAGAGAGTACAAAAGGTTTCCCCCACTGGTCGGAAAGTGGCAAGGGAAGATAAGCCTGAAAGACAAAGCAACTGGCCTAGAAAAGATGCCCGCTCAGACTTTTCACCCACAACTTACAAACGGCAACACAAATACAATTCTGATTCAAGTATGGCACCGGCGAAGATGAGTGACAACACAGGTCAGGATGGGGAGATCAATGCATTGTTAGAG GAAGAGGAGTCTCTAATATCTGCACACAGGAAAGAAATTGAGGATAGCATGGAGATGGTTCGTGAA GAGATGAAGTTGTTATCCGAGGTGGATCAACCAGGCAGTCTTATTGAGAATTACGTGAGTCGATTAAACTTTGTGCTTTCACGGAAAGTTGCAGGTCTAGTTAGTCTCCAGGCCCGCCTGGCAAGATTTCAGCATCGCCTAAAAGAGCAGGAGATACTTAGCAGAAAGAGAGTTCCTCGGTGA
- the LOC116263336 gene encoding E3 ubiquitin-protein ligase BAH1, producing MKFCKKYQEYMQKRGIQHLPGVGFKRFKKILKRCREEHQIERDGVHVSSSSSSSCPVCDGTFFPTLLKEMSAIAFCFNSRAQKLLQLHLATGFEKYLILMKNRFQGKHVQLIEEGEDLVTYATVNAIAIRKILKKYDKIHHSKQGQAFRLQARSMSIEILHSPWLNELIAFYINLKETKSTVRTIPGLLDECSVKFDQGKPSLSCILFDSVHLEIDLTCSICLDTVFDPVSLTCGHILCYMCACSAASVSTVDGIKAAHPRAKCPLCRKEGVYRGVVHLDELNILLSRSCPEYWMERLKSERIERIQQAKKHWETQCRTFVGV from the exons ATGAAATTCTGCAAGAAGTACCAAGAATACATGCAAAAGCGGGGAATCCAACACCTTCCGGGAGTTGGATTCAAGAGATTCAAAAAGATCCTGAAGAGGTGCAGGGAAGAGCACCAGATTGAGAGAGATGGTGTCCACGTttcatcgtcttcttcctccaGTTGTCCTG TTTGTGATGGCACTTTCTTCCCAACGCTTCTCAAGGAAATGTCTGCAATTGCGTTCTGTTTTAATAGCCGAGCTCAAAAGTTGCTTCAACTGCACTTGGCCACTGGATTTGAAAAGTATTTGATATTGATGAAAAATAGGTTCCAAGGGAAGCATGTACAGTTgattgaagaaggagaagactTGGTAACCTATGCTACAGTTAATGCTATTGCCATAAGAAAGATTCTTAAGAAATATGACAAG ATTCACCATTCTAAGCAAGGGCAAGCTTTCAGGTTGCAAGCTAGGAGTATGTCAATTGAAATTCTTCACTCGCCGTGGCTTAATGAGCTTATTGCTTTTTATATTAACTTGAAGGAGACCAAGTCTACTGTAAGAACCATTCCTGGGTTATTAGACGAGTGCTCAGTCAAGTTTGATCAAGGAAAACCATCTCTTTCGTGCATACTATTTGACTCTGTGCACCTTGAGATTGATCTTACTTGTTCGATATGTTTG GATACAGTATTTGATCCAGTCTCTCTCACATGTGGGCATATCCTATGTTACATGTGTGCTTGTTCAGCTGCATCTGTGTCGACAGTTGATGGCATAAAGGCAGCTCATCCAAGAGCAAAGTGTCCTCTATGCCGAAAG GAAGGAGTCTACAGAGGTGTTGTGCACTTGGATGAGTTGAACATTTTACTTAGTCGAAG TTGTCCGGAGTATTGGATGGAGCGCCTTAAGAGCGAGCGAATTGAACGAATTCAACAAGCAAAGAAGCATTGGGAAACTCAGTGCCGCACATTTGTGGGTGTCTAG
- the LOC116262419 gene encoding nucleolar protein 16 — translation MARSRRKYQKSRPKVRVGLPKKKPNIFKPAFSIPPKLCSVTDASGEWDDSGSVLTNYRSFGVVSNPNFLGVRARTNHIVESRALQVPLEKNVEDGDAGDSTMGNPQFAGDDSGSDLEEDDLKSALGKKRRDGKVMPLQPLTKMQRVYVGQLISKYGDDYERMFMDTKLNTMQHSVATLEKLCKRFYLNGKMKPLS, via the exons atggCTCGATCGAGGAGGAAATATCAGAAGTCTAGGCCGAAAGTGCGCGTTGGTCTACCGAAGAAGAAGCCCAACATCTTCAAGCCTGCCTTCTCCATCCCGCCAAAGCTCTGCTCCGTCACAGATGCAag CGGAGAATGGGACGATTCAGGTTCCGTTTTGACGAATTATCGGTCGTTCGGGGTCGTGTCGAATCCAAACTTTCTTGGCGTTCGAGCGCGGACGAACCATATCGTTGAGAGCCGCGCATTGCAAGTTCCGTTGGAGAAGAATGTGGAAGATGGTGATGCGGGCGATTCGACGATGGGGAACCCACAATTTGCTGGGGACGACAGTGGAAGTGATCTGGAAGAAGATG ATTTGAAATCAGCTCTTGGGAAGAAGCGAAGAGATGGAAAAGTTATGCCGTTGCAGCCATTGACCAAAATGCAACGAGTTTACGTTGGTCAATTAATTTCGAAATATGGTGATGATTATGAG AGGATGTTCATGGATACCAAACTGAATACGATGCAGCATTCAGTTGCAACCCTAGAGAAGCTATGCAAACGGTTTTACCTCAACGGGAAGATGAAACCTCTTTCATAG